A region from the Melanotaenia boesemani isolate fMelBoe1 chromosome 11, fMelBoe1.pri, whole genome shotgun sequence genome encodes:
- the LOC121649049 gene encoding uncharacterized protein LOC121649049, producing MMAGLRRWRTLQILILFSLLGLSGQFEMKEDLREKVEPDVAALHRLQRPPGQLFHSADTNRLNVDQSPMSLLRGFQESGNFTACVTKKEQSLLYFIFQDLDVLLALTEKQKTDDWLLTASEISHSYSQKLLIMTNKDKSASDRVHQEYFMDPRYSEIVSEECLYNESCVPEVGSSSVSGLSASSLANLMLKTSLEAAGVFSLDGNTTTEFQHNFMRVFMVRGLKAVLETNQENHQIYQVMGQPDSVSTYRVPQREVDPSTQYDHQQIIMLQDDEVVRKAASFLYEKHPAVSSVYVLDDKQKVKLIGGKSTPLSENSRLVLVGHGARDQSGEMRVSGFSYEDVSSIIQSTSRVGNKIRTTRVLACEVGSDQRFIESLLKTLRGAGIETELHLWNAVIQVTQTGHIISRDVSPDGPQWRLNDGSKKVVAALHRNGEMIRRHESGSRGEQVFTEETNFLKPPKKKGQAGPPAEDRSKLYRIMWPQEPERFISPDVYNKMDQNKFGDVEQIKKDFNEIEGLTWGMFHSDQQAPERVPINPNIENECVILDTNGNNINWLNGNQKLQILQNCYLIDSGARIRKIISHYGKDGENRPTYLMVNDWIFLVEQQHLYVYPVGKRLDQNEREGHMQEIMNLIESQNQEGKESYNSIRHEIRRQSDYPYYVTGIFTGERRRKPINEELFLTWYFTASVIAESARNFRTFPLTLMALDMSNNHDEGALQLLFDEHPMARGGSWINKNLRGFRGSAAPDESSSTPRNTQLEKLKDVLEKELKIFQEWKEKIKIQDSQVLNQMVTLIQTYNIFEDVTQFQEDYNNFKALTTTNVPSASGSLGGHDDNFVTMNYLENSRKRTRKSAKQGEDLAGLDLQDGAGNEDINPEAAEFRAELSPDNQQYNRNMTKNTVSVSNDVSNGERMQTIHRNGLIMVDSSSEDLNVRIQTKEEELKLHLLGYNNGDKHQHLQFQSSDGVLFKVTDGDVRLFQMEAFKVTLKQSQVDCRLDLSSQRNLSKVHTVQGCPSQSNDMSGNSEDNSLIGGWKDDALDGGGGDDTLIGGHGADILIGGTGDDTLYGEDGNDTLIGDSGRDVFIPGPGSDLVDGGPGRDTVLYRGDHETGKGVYVNLLSGQGRFADAEGDVLKDVETVVGTIYSDILVSGYESALLQGSDGNDILVSTGGDYLVGGEGNDVYMLAFHRGSATIDNCAKDKATDVLYLDLESSALFDCQLLSDRVLLTFTGANQTAVKVGLRGSTSDGGECGHLVLVFRDEEASVNGLLEECHVRVNDFWVRGGSERVDTCDGSIP from the exons ATGATGGCAGGACTGAGGAGATGGAGAACTCTGCAGATCCTGATCCTCTTCAGCCTCCTTGGCCTCAGCGGACAGTTTG AGATgaaggaggatctgagggagaAGGTCGAGCCTGATGTTGCTGCACTGCATCGCCTCCAAAGACCGCCTGGACAACTGTTTCactctgcagacacaaacag GTTGAACGTTGACCAGAGCCCGATGAGTTTGCTGCGTGGATTTCAGGAGAGTGGAAACTTCACAGCTTGTGTCACAAAGAAGGAACAG tctttgctttattttatttttcaggatCTTGACGTCCTGTTGGCACTTACTGAGAAACAGAAGACAGACGACTGGTTGCTAACAGCTTCAGAGATCTCACACAGCTACAGCCAGAAACTTCTGATAATGACTAACAAAGACAAGTCAGCGAGTGACAGAGTCCACCAGGAATACTTCATGGATCCTCGTTACTCTGAAATAGTCAGCGAGGAATGTTTGTACAATGAATCCTGTGTACCAGAAGTAGGCAGCAGCT CTGTTTCTGGTCTTTCTGCTTCATCACTTGCTAATCTGATGCTGAAAACATCTCTGGAAGCAGCAGGAGTTTTCTCTCTTGATGGAAACACGACCACAGAGTTCCAACATAACTTCATGAGAGTTTTTATGGTCCGGGGACTGAAAGCAGTCTTAGAAACCAACCAGGAGAATCACCAGATTTACCAGGTGATGGGTCAGCCGGACTCAGTCTCCACGTACAGAGTTCCTCAAAGAGAAGTGGATCCCAGCACCCAGTACGACCACCAGCAGATAATCATGTTACAGGATGATGAAGTGGTCAGAAAAGCTGCATCTTTTCTTTATGAGAAGCATCCAGCAGTGAGTTCCGTCTATGTTCTGGATGACAAGCAAAAAGTGAAACTGATTGGAGGTAAATCAACACCTCTGTCAGAGAACAGCAGGCTGGTTCTGGTGGGCCACGGAGCCAGAGACCAGTCTGGAGAGATGAGAGTTTCAGGGTTCTCGTACGAAGATGTGTCCAGCATCATTCAGAGCACCTCCAGGGTGGgaaataaaatcagaacaaCCAGAGTGTTGGCCTGTGAGGTGGGATCGGATCAACGGTTCATAGAAAGTCTGCTGAAGACGCTGAGAGGAGCCGGCATTGAGACAGAGCTGCACCTGTGGAACGCTGTGATCCAGGTCACTCAGACGGGACACATAATCAGTCGGGACGTCTCTCCAGATGGACCGCAGTGGAGACTCAACGATGGCAGCAAGAAGGTGGTGGCAGCTCTCCACAGGAACGGAGAGATGATCCGAAGACACGAGTCTGGAAGTAGAGGAGAGCAGGTTTTTACCGAGGAAACAAACTTCCTAAAACCTCCCAAAAAGAAAGGACAAGCAGGACCTCCAGCAGAGGACAGAAGTAAACTCTACAGAATAATGTGGCCACAGGAACCAGAGAGATTTATTTCCCCAGACGTTTATAATAAAATGGATCAAAATAAATTTGGTGACGTtgagcaaataaaaaaggactTTAATGAAATTGAAGGTCTGACTTGGGGAATGTTTCACTCCGACCAACAAGCACCAGAGAGAGTCCCTATCAACCCCAACATAGAAAATGAGTGTGTAATATTAGATACAAATGGTAATAATATAAACTGGTTAAATGGCAACCAGAAGCTCCAAATCCTTCAAAACTGTTATTTGATTGATTCAGGAGCACGaatcagaaaaataatcagTCACTACGGAAAGGATGGAGAAAACAGGCCCACATATCTGATGGTCAATGACTGGATTTTTCTTGTTGAACAACAACATCTGTATGTTTATCCAGTTGGAAAAAGACTTGATCAGAATGAAAGGGAGGGTCACATGCAAGAAATCATGAACCTAATTGAAAGTCAGAACCAAGAAGGCAAAGAAAGCTACAATAGTATCCGACATGAAATTAGAAGACAGAGTGATTATCCTTATTATGTGACGGGTATTTTCACTGGAGAGAGAAGACGCAAACCCATAAATGAGGAGCTCTTTCTAACCTGGTATTTTACTGCATCAGTCATTGCTGAATCTGCTAGAAACTTCCGGACATTTCCTCTGACTCTTATGGCTCTGGATATGTCTAATAATCATGATGAAGGAGCTTTGCAACTGTTATTTGATGAACATCCGATGGCTCGAGGAGGAAGCTGGATTAATAAAAACCTGCGAGGATTCAGAGGCTCGGCAGCACCTGACGAGTCCAGCTCAACCCCACGAAACACACAGTTAGAGAAACTCAAAGATGTTTTAGAgaaggaattaaaaatattccaggaatggaaggaaaaaataaaaatccaggaTTCACAGGTACTAAATCAGATGGTAACTCTGATACAAACATATAACATATTTGAAGATGTTACACAGTTTCAGGAAGATTACAACAATTTCAAAGCATTAACTACAACAAACGTACCTTCAGCTTCTGGCTCTCTGGGAGGCCACGATGACAACTTTGTGACAATGAATTATTTAGAGAATTCCAGGAAAAGAACCAGGAAATCTGCCAAACAAGGAGAGGATCTGGCAGGACTGGACCTTCAGGATGGAGCTGGAAATGAGGACATCAACCCTGAAGCTGCTGAGTTTAGAGCAGAGTTATCTCCAGATAATCAACAGTACAACAGAAATATGACGAAGAACACTGTTTCAGTGTCTAATGATGTCTCTAATGGTGAGAGGATGCAAACGATCCACCGGAACGGTCTCATCATGGTGGACTCATCATCAGAAGATCTGAATGTGAGGATCCAGACCAAAGAGGAAGAGTTGAAGCTACATCTGCTCGGCTACAACAATGGAGACAAACATCAGCACCTGCAGTTTCAGAGCTCTGACGGGGTCCTTTTTAAAGTCACAGATGGAGACGTTCGTCTCTTTCAGATGGAAGCTTTCAAAGTGACTCTGAAACAGTCTCAGGTGGACTGTCGTTTGGACCTCAGCTCTCAGAGAAATCTATCAAAGGTCCATACAGTCCAAGGATGTCCCTCACAGTCCAATGACATGTCAGGGAACAGTGAGGACAACTCTCTGATTGGTGGGTGGAAGGATGACGCtttggatggaggaggaggagacgacACACTGATAGGAGGACATGGAGCTGACATCCTGATTGGTGGGACTGGAGACGACACTCTCTATGGTGAGGATGGAAACGACACGCTGATTGGAGACTCTGGCAGGGACGTCTTCATTCCTGGACCAGGGTCTGATCTGGTGGACGGAGGTCCTGGCAGAGACACTGTTCTGTACCGGGGAGATCATGAGACGGGTAAAGGGGTTTATGTTAACCTGCTGAGTGGACAAGGACGCTTTGCTGACGCTGAGGGAGACGTGTTGAAGGACGTGGAAACTGTGGTCGGCACCATCTACTCTGACATCTTGGTGTCCGGATATGAAAGCGCTCTTCTCCAAGGCTCAGATGGTAACGACATCTTGGTGTCCACAGGTGGAGATTACCTGGTTGGTGGTGAAGGAAACGACGTCTACATGTTGGCTTTCCACCGCGGCTCAGCTACCATTGATAACTGTGCTAAAGACAAAGCCACAGATGTCCTGTACTTGGACTTGGAGTCATCAGCGTTGTTTGACTGCCAGCTTTTATCAGACAGAGTCCTCCTGACTTTCACTGGAGCCAATCAGACTGCTGTAAAAGTTGGACTGAGAGGCTCGACCAGTGATGGTGGTGAATGTGGTCATTTGGTGCTGGTTTTCAGAGATGAAGAGGCGTCAGTGAATGGTCTGCTAGAAGAGTGTCATGTCAGAGTGAATGACTTCTGGGTCAGAGGTGGATCAGAGAGAGTGGACACCTGTGACGGTTCAATTCCCTGA